The following are from one region of the Pantoea cypripedii genome:
- a CDS encoding LysR family transcriptional regulator: MIMENFNELAAFALVASEKSFTRAAAKMGISQSALSQTIRNLEARLELRLLTRTTRSVSPTEAGEYLLSNLAPRLDEITGVLNSLRGMRDKPTGTVRIAAAGHPAVAVIEPALRQMLRDNPDVNVEISVDDALADIVADGFDAGVRLGEQVAKDMIAVRISPDIRIVVVASPDYFSRYPLPLTPHDLTHHNCINLRLPTYGGLFPWEFAKNGEELKVRVEGQLTFNSLELRLNAVRAGCGLTCLPEDTVADDIRQGRLIQVLDEWCPMLPGYHLYYPHRRHPAPAFTLVLNALREHWRNGI, from the coding sequence ATAATCATGGAAAACTTCAACGAACTTGCCGCTTTTGCTTTGGTCGCCAGCGAGAAAAGCTTTACGCGGGCCGCCGCTAAAATGGGGATTTCGCAATCCGCGCTGAGCCAGACCATCCGCAACCTGGAAGCCCGCCTTGAGCTACGATTGCTGACCCGCACCACACGCAGTGTTTCTCCCACTGAAGCCGGTGAGTACCTGCTCAGTAATCTGGCACCGCGACTCGACGAAATCACCGGCGTACTCAATTCACTGCGCGGCATGCGTGACAAACCGACCGGCACAGTCCGCATTGCCGCGGCTGGCCATCCTGCTGTTGCCGTTATCGAACCGGCACTGCGTCAGATGCTGCGGGATAATCCTGACGTAAACGTTGAGATATCCGTTGATGATGCCCTGGCTGATATTGTGGCCGACGGCTTTGACGCGGGTGTCCGTCTTGGCGAGCAGGTGGCAAAGGATATGATCGCGGTGCGCATCAGCCCCGATATCCGCATTGTGGTCGTTGCCTCTCCCGATTATTTTTCCCGTTATCCCCTCCCCCTGACACCCCATGATTTAACGCATCACAACTGCATCAATCTGCGCCTGCCCACCTATGGCGGCCTGTTCCCGTGGGAATTTGCAAAGAATGGGGAAGAACTCAAAGTCAGGGTTGAGGGACAGCTGACCTTCAACAGCCTTGAACTGCGTCTGAACGCCGTGCGTGCCGGATGTGGGCTTACCTGCCTGCCGGAAGACACCGTAGCGGATGATATCCGGCAGGGAAGGCTAATTCAGGTGCTGGATGAATGGTGCCCGATGCTACCCGGTTACCATCTTTATTATCCGCATCGCCGACATCCTGCACCGGCTTTTACCCTGGTTCTGAACGCGCTCAGGGAACACTGGCGTAACGGGATCTAA
- a CDS encoding carboxymuconolactone decarboxylase family protein — protein MPQDYLNEVAPALEKYSQNILQQDVWKRPELNLRDRSLITLAAMIARDQHTELKKYMELALNNGVKPSEISEMITQLAFYAGRENALNAAKVAWEIFHERHVNMKEMPAAEPVLAPVDERSEAHRLDAVQHLFGNTGRPLARYTTDVLFRNLWLRPGLTPRDRSLVTVSALIANGKSAEMPLHLQRAMDNGLSQAQAEEMIAQLAFYIGWPNAFSAQSVATAVFNNRGH, from the coding sequence GTGCCACAGGATTATCTGAATGAAGTCGCGCCAGCACTGGAAAAATATTCACAGAATATTTTACAGCAGGATGTCTGGAAAAGGCCGGAACTCAATCTGCGGGACCGCAGTCTGATAACGCTGGCGGCAATGATTGCCAGAGATCAGCATACCGAATTAAAAAAATATATGGAACTGGCGCTGAATAACGGCGTTAAACCTTCTGAAATTTCGGAAATGATCACCCAGCTTGCCTTTTACGCCGGTCGGGAAAATGCGCTGAATGCAGCGAAAGTGGCATGGGAAATTTTCCATGAGCGCCATGTGAATATGAAAGAGATGCCAGCGGCAGAACCTGTGCTTGCTCCTGTTGATGAACGCAGTGAGGCTCACCGGCTGGATGCGGTACAGCATCTGTTCGGTAATACCGGTCGACCATTGGCCCGTTACACAACGGATGTGCTTTTCAGAAATCTGTGGCTGCGGCCCGGTCTCACCCCCAGGGATCGCAGCCTGGTGACCGTCAGTGCGCTTATCGCGAATGGTAAATCGGCAGAAATGCCACTTCACCTTCAGCGCGCGATGGATAACGGACTGAGCCAGGCGCAGGCTGAAGAGATGATTGCACAACTGGCGTTTTATATTGGCTGGCCGAACGCGTTTTCCGCACAGTCTGTTGCGACCGCCGTTTTTAACAACCGGGGTCATTAA
- a CDS encoding SDR family oxidoreductase, translating into MTDNIKDKVIVITGASSGMGEAAARHLADKGARIVLAARRSDRIDALAKDISAKGGKAIAVATDVTRADDVQKLVDTAISTWGSIDVLINNAGVMPLSSLDQAKVSEWDMMIDVNLRGVLHGIAAALPIMKAQQSGHIINTASVAGHLVFPTSAVYSATKFAVRAVTEGLRKEASAYNVRATIISPGAVSTELLDHISDKDVQAANQDYVGKVGIPPDSYARMVAFAISQPEDVGVNEIIFRPTAQEL; encoded by the coding sequence ATGACAGACAATATTAAAGATAAAGTGATTGTGATAACCGGTGCTTCCAGCGGTATGGGGGAGGCAGCAGCACGTCACCTTGCCGACAAAGGAGCACGCATCGTACTTGCTGCACGTCGCTCCGACCGTATTGATGCGCTGGCAAAAGATATCTCTGCCAAAGGCGGAAAGGCGATTGCCGTGGCAACTGATGTCACGCGTGCTGATGATGTGCAAAAGCTGGTTGATACAGCGATCAGCACGTGGGGAAGCATTGATGTGTTGATCAACAACGCCGGCGTGATGCCACTTTCCTCGCTCGATCAGGCGAAGGTCAGCGAGTGGGACATGATGATCGACGTTAACCTCAGGGGTGTGCTGCACGGTATCGCGGCGGCTCTGCCAATTATGAAAGCGCAGCAATCGGGTCACATTATCAATACCGCATCGGTTGCAGGTCACCTGGTTTTCCCGACATCTGCGGTGTATTCAGCGACGAAATTTGCGGTACGCGCCGTTACTGAGGGGCTGCGTAAAGAAGCCAGCGCCTACAACGTGCGTGCCACCATTATTTCGCCCGGTGCAGTGTCAACCGAACTGCTTGATCATATCAGTGACAAAGATGTTCAGGCCGCCAATCAGGATTATGTTGGTAAGGTCGGCATCCCGCCGGACTCCTACGCACGTATGGTGGCTTTCGCCATCAGTCAACCGGAAGACGTTGGCGTCAACGAAATTATTTTCCGGCCGACAGCGCAGGAACTTTGA
- a CDS encoding c-type cytochrome, whose amino-acid sequence MKKSLSLSLTGLALALSLSASAHADDDSSAALIAKGQYLATAGDCGACHTAPAGKPFAGGLSLQTPLGSIYSTNITPSKTAGIGDYSLSDFEKAVRHGVRKDGSNLYPAMPYTSYAKITDEDMKALYAYFMHGVQPVDDKGPQTDLPFPFNIRLSMAGWNLLFADSKPFTPDSSKSAEWNRGAYLVEGLAHCSTCHTPRNVLMAEQSDKSLAGASLGTWFAPNITSDVHAGIGGWSDKALISYLSTGNSGEGSQAGGPMLEAINKSFSHLSSADLSAIATYLRDVPAQQINPTSDKSQLPPAKPMSEFDLMSGNASEGAMLYNNHCATCHQLSGEGRNGLPALYGNAVFRRPVADNAVMAVLDGLVPDKGQAMPAFSRQMDDKQVATLVNYLFQNFGDAKVQTTAERVKELRAGGKPSSLLAVAKGGMIAGGVIVLLALLLLMRRKQRK is encoded by the coding sequence ATGAAAAAATCGCTTTCTTTAAGCCTGACCGGACTGGCTCTGGCACTGTCACTCAGCGCATCGGCTCACGCCGATGATGATTCCTCAGCCGCGTTAATCGCCAAAGGCCAGTACCTGGCGACTGCCGGTGACTGTGGCGCCTGCCATACCGCCCCTGCGGGTAAACCCTTCGCCGGTGGATTGTCATTACAGACCCCGCTGGGCAGCATTTACAGCACCAACATCACCCCTTCTAAAACCGCCGGTATTGGCGATTACAGCCTGAGTGATTTTGAAAAGGCGGTGCGACACGGTGTACGTAAGGACGGGTCTAATCTCTACCCGGCCATGCCGTACACCTCGTATGCAAAGATTACCGACGAGGATATGAAGGCGCTGTACGCGTACTTTATGCATGGCGTGCAACCGGTTGATGACAAAGGACCGCAGACTGACCTGCCATTCCCGTTCAATATCCGTCTGTCGATGGCGGGCTGGAATCTGCTGTTTGCCGACAGCAAACCGTTCACGCCGGATAGCAGTAAATCTGCTGAATGGAATCGCGGGGCTTATCTGGTAGAAGGGCTGGCTCACTGTTCAACCTGCCACACCCCACGTAATGTGCTGATGGCTGAGCAGTCAGATAAGTCGCTGGCGGGTGCCTCACTGGGGACATGGTTTGCACCGAATATCACCTCTGATGTGCATGCGGGGATTGGCGGCTGGTCTGACAAAGCGCTGATTTCTTATCTCTCCACCGGTAACTCCGGTGAAGGTTCGCAGGCGGGTGGTCCGATGCTGGAGGCGATTAACAAGAGCTTCAGTCATTTGTCATCGGCGGATCTCAGCGCTATCGCGACGTATTTGCGCGATGTTCCGGCCCAGCAAATCAATCCTACCTCTGACAAATCGCAGCTTCCTCCGGCAAAACCGATGAGTGAATTTGATCTGATGTCAGGTAATGCGTCAGAAGGGGCCATGCTGTACAACAACCATTGTGCCACCTGTCACCAGCTGTCAGGGGAAGGGCGTAACGGTTTGCCTGCGCTTTATGGCAACGCGGTGTTCCGCCGTCCGGTGGCGGACAACGCCGTGATGGCGGTGCTGGATGGTCTGGTGCCGGACAAGGGCCAGGCAATGCCTGCCTTCTCTCGTCAGATGGATGACAAGCAGGTTGCGACGCTGGTGAACTACCTGTTCCAGAACTTTGGCGATGCTAAGGTCCAGACGACTGCGGAACGGGTGAAGGAACTGCGTGCGGGTGGCAAACCGTCATCGCTGCTGGCCGTGGCCAAAGGCGGCATGATAGCTGGTGGCGTAATTGTGTTGCTGGCCTTGTTGCTGCTGATGCGCAGAAAACAACGCAAATAA
- a CDS encoding GMC family oxidoreductase, which yields MSETITTDVVVIGSGVVGALTARKLALAGRKVLMLEAGPRIQRDTIVSNFRHSARKDDFIAPYPNSKIAPFPDYKPEDNGYLDQTGPQAYKPEYLRVVGGTSWHWAAQAWRLVPADFRLKTQYGVGRDWPISYDDLEPYYYEAELLWGVSGPDEMAKYSPRKQPFPMPGVKKSYLEQRVTDRLAPKYEVLTNTTGRNSLPYDGRPQCCGNNNCMPICPIDAQYHGGIAADAAEKAGVQLLPQAVVYKLEQNDHGKITAVHYYDWNKQSHRVEAEIVVLAANAIESSKILFLSADAKNPHGLCNNYDQVGRNLMDHPSNSATFYVDEPLWPGRGPMSPSSIQQLRDGAFRSESAAFRIDISNSSRVAGVTAGAIKEGLTGQALDDAIRFRASHELSIKNVLEQLPDPNNRTMLSTSKKDALGLPTPSFSYSFDSYVEKGMQHSLAVYADIARMLGATDVRYSTPGVYSNNQHITGTLAMGFDEKTSVTDHHGKAWEYDNLYIVSTGVMPTVATANSTLTACALGLRTADAILGKI from the coding sequence ATGTCTGAAACTATTACTACTGATGTTGTTGTCATCGGTTCCGGTGTGGTGGGCGCATTAACCGCTCGTAAGCTGGCGCTGGCCGGACGCAAAGTGTTGATGCTGGAAGCGGGTCCGCGTATTCAGCGCGATACCATCGTCAGCAATTTTCGCCACTCGGCACGTAAAGACGATTTTATTGCCCCCTATCCCAACTCAAAAATCGCCCCTTTTCCGGATTACAAACCGGAAGATAACGGTTACCTCGACCAGACCGGTCCGCAGGCCTACAAACCTGAATATCTGCGCGTGGTGGGCGGCACCAGCTGGCACTGGGCAGCACAGGCCTGGCGTCTGGTGCCCGCCGATTTCCGCCTGAAGACCCAGTACGGGGTAGGGCGTGACTGGCCGATCAGCTATGACGACCTGGAACCTTATTATTATGAGGCCGAGCTGTTATGGGGCGTTTCCGGTCCGGACGAAATGGCAAAATATTCGCCGCGCAAACAGCCTTTTCCGATGCCAGGGGTAAAAAAATCCTACCTGGAACAACGCGTCACGGATCGTCTGGCACCAAAGTATGAAGTGCTGACCAACACCACCGGACGCAATTCGCTGCCTTATGATGGACGTCCTCAGTGCTGCGGCAATAACAACTGCATGCCTATCTGCCCGATTGATGCGCAGTATCATGGTGGCATCGCCGCCGATGCCGCAGAAAAAGCTGGCGTTCAGCTGCTGCCCCAGGCGGTGGTGTATAAGCTGGAACAAAATGATCATGGCAAAATAACCGCCGTCCATTATTACGACTGGAATAAGCAATCGCATCGGGTGGAAGCCGAAATCGTGGTGCTGGCCGCCAACGCGATCGAATCATCCAAAATTCTGTTCCTCTCCGCCGATGCGAAAAACCCGCATGGTCTGTGCAATAACTATGACCAGGTGGGGCGCAATCTGATGGATCATCCTTCCAACTCAGCAACTTTTTATGTTGATGAGCCACTGTGGCCGGGTCGTGGCCCGATGAGCCCGTCTTCTATTCAGCAGCTGCGTGACGGGGCTTTCCGTTCTGAATCCGCCGCGTTCCGTATCGATATTTCCAACTCATCGCGGGTGGCTGGTGTCACTGCTGGCGCGATCAAAGAAGGTCTTACCGGGCAGGCGCTGGATGATGCTATCCGTTTCCGTGCTTCTCACGAGCTGAGTATTAAAAACGTTCTGGAGCAGTTACCTGATCCGAATAACCGCACCATGCTGAGCACCTCGAAAAAAGATGCACTGGGTCTGCCAACGCCGTCTTTCTCCTACTCATTTGACAGCTACGTAGAGAAAGGCATGCAGCATTCTTTAGCCGTGTATGCCGATATCGCCAGGATGCTGGGTGCCACCGATGTGCGTTACTCCACGCCGGGGGTTTACAGCAATAACCAGCATATTACCGGTACGCTGGCGATGGGTTTTGATGAAAAAACCTCAGTGACTGACCATCACGGTAAAGCCTGGGAATACGACAATTTATACATCGTATCGACCGGCGTGATGCCAACGGTCGCGACCGCCAACTCCACCCTGACAGCATGCGCGCTTGGCTTACGTACCGCCGACGCCATTCTGGGCAAAATTTAA
- a CDS encoding sugar dehydrogenase complex small subunit: MFEQSGGVSRRHLLQGMGVLAAAAVIPVFPSYASASPDDDFTKISTLLTGKAQLPENFTRVLLSSFSRIDSNFSSKVSKLQQWIEQQSLSASEISSKLAADPSVADLAHLPADILTGWYLGIVGKGDQAVCVAYVEAFSNQVVADVLRPPTYAYGAYGSWAAKPPLTIG, from the coding sequence ATGTTTGAGCAATCAGGTGGTGTCTCGCGCAGGCATTTGTTGCAAGGCATGGGGGTACTGGCTGCGGCCGCGGTTATCCCGGTGTTTCCCTCTTATGCAAGCGCTTCCCCGGATGATGATTTCACTAAAATCTCCACGCTTCTGACTGGAAAAGCACAACTCCCAGAAAATTTCACCCGGGTTCTCCTCTCCTCCTTCTCCCGGATCGACAGTAACTTCAGCAGTAAAGTCAGCAAACTTCAGCAGTGGATTGAACAACAGTCCCTGAGTGCCAGCGAGATCAGCAGCAAGCTGGCAGCGGACCCTTCTGTTGCCGATTTGGCGCATCTGCCCGCCGACATTCTCACGGGCTGGTATCTGGGTATCGTTGGTAAAGGCGATCAGGCCGTCTGCGTGGCCTATGTCGAAGCCTTCTCGAATCAGGTTGTTGCCGACGTGCTCAGGCCACCGACCTACGCCTATGGCGCATATGGCAGCTGGGCTGCAAAACCACCGTTAACCATCGGTTAA
- a CDS encoding NtaA/DmoA family FMN-dependent monooxygenase (This protein belongs to a clade of FMN-dependent monooxygenases, within a broader family of flavin-dependent oxidoreductases, the luciferase-like monooxygenase (LMM) family, some of whose members use coenzyme F420 rather than FMN.): MSQPYRRKLKTLVGATSVISAGNDSQPGIGIARAIELAKIAEREKITGLFTADLLQADPAGLAGSTGSQDPLIALAALSQATSQIGLIATVSTSWLHPYNLARQVGTLDHVSGGRAGWNAVTSSVGEENFGENQLPPPQERYARATEFIEVMNALYDANEREAVQRTASGGIRIDPARLHPINYRGDYFQVAGPLNVPPSPQRRPVQFQAGQSDAGVTLGARYAEVIYTSQPTFDAAQAFVADVQQRARRFGREHNPPLIMNSFHAIIGDSEADVARRLRDKHERINYEQGRLRVADMLGGEVDLRDLPLDHPLPAALIPEVAQVHRRQGRAAIFRQYALEGLTLRELIIKAEETGHWFVAGTPEALADAIEQRYQAGVLDVISLHGLGQPDQQDLLLHGLLPELRRRRLLDTDYQGSDFRSSLELAPLR; this comes from the coding sequence GTGTCGCAACCCTATCGCAGAAAACTGAAGACGCTGGTGGGTGCCACCAGCGTAATTTCGGCGGGCAATGACAGCCAGCCGGGGATCGGCATCGCGCGAGCCATCGAACTGGCGAAAATCGCGGAACGTGAAAAAATCACCGGCCTGTTCACTGCCGATCTTTTACAGGCCGATCCTGCCGGGCTGGCGGGGAGTACCGGCAGCCAGGACCCGCTGATTGCGCTGGCAGCACTGAGCCAGGCGACATCGCAGATTGGTTTGATTGCCACGGTCAGCACCAGCTGGCTGCATCCCTACAATCTGGCGCGCCAGGTCGGTACGCTCGACCATGTGAGTGGCGGACGCGCTGGCTGGAATGCGGTGACTTCATCGGTGGGTGAAGAAAACTTTGGTGAAAACCAGCTACCGCCGCCGCAGGAGCGCTATGCGCGCGCCACCGAATTTATCGAAGTGATGAATGCGCTGTATGACGCAAACGAACGAGAAGCCGTGCAGCGTACCGCCAGCGGCGGGATACGTATCGATCCCGCCAGACTGCATCCGATTAACTATCGTGGCGACTATTTTCAGGTCGCCGGGCCGCTTAACGTACCACCATCCCCGCAGCGCCGTCCGGTGCAGTTTCAGGCGGGACAATCCGACGCCGGGGTAACACTGGGCGCACGTTATGCCGAGGTGATTTACACCTCTCAGCCGACCTTTGACGCCGCCCAGGCGTTTGTGGCGGATGTGCAGCAGCGCGCGCGGCGCTTTGGCCGGGAACACAATCCACCGCTGATCATGAACTCATTCCACGCCATTATTGGCGACAGCGAGGCGGATGTAGCACGCCGCCTGCGTGATAAGCACGAGCGTATTAATTATGAACAGGGACGCCTGCGTGTGGCGGACATGCTGGGGGGTGAGGTGGATCTGCGCGATTTGCCGCTGGATCACCCGTTACCTGCGGCACTGATCCCGGAAGTGGCACAGGTGCATCGCCGCCAGGGGCGCGCGGCCATTTTCCGTCAGTATGCGCTGGAAGGACTGACGCTGCGTGAGCTGATCATTAAAGCAGAAGAAACCGGTCACTGGTTTGTTGCTGGCACACCCGAAGCCCTGGCGGATGCGATTGAACAACGTTATCAGGCTGGCGTGCTGGACGTGATCTCGCTGCATGGGCTGGGCCAACCTGATCAACAGGATTTGTTGCTGCATGGACTGCTGCCGGAACTGCGGCGACGCCGGTTGCTGGATACGGATTATCAGGGCAGCGATTTCCGCAGCAGCCTCGAACTGGCACCGCTCCGGTAA